One region of Zingiber officinale cultivar Zhangliang chromosome 7B, Zo_v1.1, whole genome shotgun sequence genomic DNA includes:
- the LOC122007126 gene encoding DNA-directed RNA polymerases I and III subunit RPAC2-like isoform X8: MEHGSLSDLSASTFSLMDEDHTLANSVRFTLNQDPRVVFCGYSIPHPSDNKVNIRVQTTGDPAKEVLKDALENLTRMCQHVRSTFGKWYWP; the protein is encoded by the exons ATGGAGCACGGTTCTCTGTCAGATTTGAGCGCCTCAACATTCTCCTTGATGGATGAGGACCATACGCTAGCAAACTCCGTCAGATTCACTCTAAATCAAGA TCCAAGGGTGGTATTTTGTGGGTACAGTATTCCACATCCTTCTGACAACAAGGTCAATATAAGAGTTCAAACCACAG GTGATCCAGCAAAAGAAGTGCTAAAGGATGCATTGGAGAATTTGACGCGGATGTGCCAACACGTTCGCTCCACATTCG